In Pyxicephalus adspersus chromosome 12, UCB_Pads_2.0, whole genome shotgun sequence, a genomic segment contains:
- the NIT1 gene encoding deaminated glutathione amidase, protein MRLGGRLWCVLGFRKMSAMCAARSPLIAVCQVTSTANKEDNFSTCSALIREASAQSAAMVFLPEAFDYIGGSTEETLSLAETLQGGLIERYSDLARECRLWLSLGGFHEKGSDWDNDRRIFNCHLILDDKGNIRSVYRKAHLFDVELKSGVSLKESNFTIPGSELAPPICTPVGKVGLGVCYDLRFPEMSLALSRDGAEVLTYPSAFTVTTGMAHWEVLLRARAIENQCYVVAAAQTGSHNQRRTSYGHAMVVDPWGAVIAQCRDGPGVCYAEINLPYLHRVRQEMPVQNHRRPELYGGAATKTPG, encoded by the exons ATGAGGCTCGGTGGGAGGCTGTGGTGTGTGCTGGG tttCCGAAAGATGTCGGCCATGTGCGCCGCGCGGAGCCCCCTGATCGCCGTCTGCCAGGTGACGTCCACTGCCAACAAGGAGGACAACTTCTCTACCTGCTCCGCCCTCATCCGAGAGGCCTCCGCCCAAAGCGCCGCCATGGTCTTCCTGCCCGAGGCCTTCGATTATATTGGCGGCAGCACAGAAGAGACGCTGAGCCTGGCGGAAACCCTGCAGGGGGGGCTGATAGAGCGCTACTCAGATCTGGCAAG GGAATGTCGCCTCTGGCTGTCTCTGGGTGGATTCCACGAAAAGGGCTCCGACTGGGACAACGACCGCCGGATCTTCAACTGCCACCTCATCCTGGATGACAAAG GGAACATCCGGTCCGTCTACCGCAAGGCTCATCTGTTTGATGTGGAGCTGAAGAGTGGGGTGTCACTGAAGGAAAGCAATTTCACCATCCCGGGGTCAGAGCTGGCGCCCCCTATCTGCACACCAGTGGGAAAG gtcGGGCTGGGCGTTTGCTACGATCTTCGCTTTCCTGAGATGTCGCTGGCGCTGTCCAGGGATGGAGCGGAAGTCCTCACCTACCCCTCTGCCTTCACTGTCACAACTGGGATGGCACACTGGGAG GTGCTTCTGAGGGCCCGTGCCATTGAAAATCAGTGTTACGTGGTGGCTGCGGCACAGACCGGCAGCCACAACCAGCGCAGGACTTCGTATGGCCACGCCATGGTAGTTGACCCATGGGGCGCAGTGATAGCACAGTGCCGGGATGGGCCCGGTGTGTGCTACGCTGAGATCAACCTTCCTTACCTGCACCGCGTGCGGCAGGAGATGCCGGTGCAGAATCACCGCAGGCCTGAGCTGTATGGAGGAGCCGCTACAAAGACCCCAGGGTGA